The genomic segment aaaaaaaaagaaagagcatcCTCATGAATTTCTATTTCCATCGAGGTTAGTCTACCTACAATAAGATTGAAGTTCGAAGACGTGAACTTATTAGTTGAAAAATTTAACCCAACCTCTTTGCCATTTTAACTTTTATTGCCAacaggaaaagaaatgaaaagaacaaaaagggtctatcaaattaatgaatattcaatttaaaaatttaaattcttggaTGATATGTAGAAAacagtttttatattaattttataatacatttctttaaataaaatttttaatcataaaactaGTATGAGTTTACTCTTGTGGggtaatacaattaaaaataaattagtaagattaatttgaatatattaaaaaaatcatctcaaatcaCTCGATGATTTTCTCAACAAATTTAAAGCTCTTCTGCTTCATATTTTCAGTAGTAAAAATCGCAATCCTATTCTTCTTCCTCGTCCTTTTCAAACATGTTCTGTAACAAATAGTGGAATTAAAGAGTGCTGATTCTAAGATAGAACACGGCTCCTTTTCATATACTTAGGACGACAATGACTCAAGTGTAGCGAAACTTGGCTGAGCTGCTGCCACAAGCTAGCATTGTGAGGCCATGGAAACTCAAGCCATCTACTTCACGctaaaattaaccaaattaaaCAACATATTCGAAAAGATATGCTATTAGTCAAgttcagaaaagaaaaagaaaagaaacaggcATGCATGCCTTTGATCTATTAGTCTGATGAGttagaaattgaaagaatattCAAGAGCTCGATGGAGGGAAGAAACCATGGCTGATCTCTCTGTATAATTAAGGCCTTCTATCTCACTGTTAGTAACGTTAAAGAGTGACAGAATATGATCATCGATCATGGTTGCTGTGAATCAcatcttgttcttgttcttgttcttgtatGGAAATATCTCCCAGAAGAAATGGTCCTGGGATTTCCTTGGTAGAGACTTGCTATCTTTCTGCAGCAAGCTGGCTTGATGTAAGCTTTCCAGCAATTATTCCAACCTGAAACTTGGCTCCGTACACCTTAATCATGCGAGAGACCCGTAGCCTTTGGTTTGTGataagatattaattttaaaaataatttttaaaaaataaaaaatattattttaatatattttcaaataaaaattattttaaaaaataatcaacattgtACTCCTATCAAATCACGCATGAAAGAATCAGCATATCTACTTGGATCTtccttttttcatgtatttgaaTGTTCATTAATTGTGGGACACAATGGGGTTAGATATCGGATTCCAAAACGTCAAGTACATGCTAAATCTTGTGTTTAGGTATGGGATTTGGGTTGACAAAATCAACGGTTTCTATTTTTGAAATCCAAACCACGATTTTGGTTtggatttaaaaagaaaaataactacaaattaggaaaaataaacatttccATCGtcaactaataaaaattaaatcttaaatataTTGTATTATGTTACCTGTAATTTGAAGGCAGTCCATCCCCCCTCTAAAATGCcttctcaaaatcaaaatcacacGGTAGGGATTCCATTCTATAAAATCCAAATACTCATTTAtataacttaaattaaatttgaagtcggattttataatatttatattttatttataacctatagagtattttttttatattcatacaCAACCCAAAATtgtaactatttaaaaaaatacaatcatttACTAGATGgtccaataataaaaacttgagaTCAAGAAATTTGCTCTCATGTGATCTCAAGCTCAAGTCAtgtggttgttaatatgatggtcattataggtttacatggttgttaacttcagggcatgtgggattagtcgaggtatacGCAAACTGGTCCAGACatttacattaataataataaaaactattcAAAGAGAtactcatttatatatatatatatatatatatatatatatatatatatatatatattttgcatgTGTGATACTAATGAAtgtattttatattagattttatatcagatttaacaatatttatattagatttattaaccataaaaaaatatttatataaaatccaaaacaataactatataaaaagacATACTTGCTCTTTCATGTTAGTCTGGTTTAAATATGTACTGGATTTAAGACTGTATTTAAACTTGAAGAAACGATTGATTGACGTTGCAGTTAAGACTGTATTTAGATTCATTgaacttgaagaaaatattaaattaatattttaaaaataattttaatatattaatattaaaaaattctaaaaaatattttaatatatttttaaattaaaaatacatttaaaaaacattcgaTACCTATCtcaccaaatttaaaaaacactttgctTATAAATAATCCAAAACCGCCTCCCTTTCACATAGCTGCCTCTTCTCTCTCCAAACCACACCATCAGGCCGTCTTGTTTCTCCAGATTTCTCTCTCtcacaactctctctctctctctctctgttaaATTCTTTCTGTGCATGGCAGTCAGTATCTTATCTAATGAGGTATCTGACCTGTGTCTTGGAAAACCTGCGTTGAGCTCTCTGTCAGCTTCTGCAACCGTCGGTGACGCGTTGTCTGCTCTCAAAAGATCTGGTGATTTGTTCTTAAGCGTTTGGAGCTGTGATCACCTTCACCATTGCAACTCTCCAATATCGATCCAGGTTGACTTTGAAGAATGTAAATGCGTTGGCAAGGTTTGCTTGGTGGATGTGATTTGCTTCTTGTCTGTagaagagaatttgaagaatcCGGGAAAAGCCCTTCAAGAACCGGTCTCTGTGCTTTTAAATTCTAAGGTTCCTGGACTTGTTAGGCACCTGGAACCGCATGCCAGGCATGTTCattcatttcttgatttttttttctttctgagatttggattttcaattgctgattttttagggaatttggagttttttttaatgtggctGTCACggaattgaatattttttatgtttttttttccttgtatatttttaattgttatcatcacACCACCAACTATATTGTTTTACTTGTTCATTGTTAGGTTACGTAttggttgaatattttttttcttcaaaaaaatctcAAGCTGACTTGAAATGTCCCCACCTAAATTGTCCGTGTCAAGAATTTGTcgctattaattttttatttatttgaaacttcaatgtttatagATTTTTCATGTGATGCATAACACTTCAAATCTGGATGAATTTTATATGCGACAACTAAGTACAGGAATTTAATTAATCACACggaaaaattacataaaaggaACAAATTTTGGAGTGTTTGATGTGTGGCTGCCGGAGAGCGTTGTGGCTCAACATCTCTTTCTGTAGGGTGAACTCTACATAAGAAAGGCGTGTTGCCATAAAGAATGTAATTATTTAATGGATTTGACAGTGAATTTACCACCCTCGCATTACTATGACTGCAGTTGTATCTgtttttctttgagattttccgATCTGTTTAATCTGTCTCAGTCGTAATCGTGTGTTTTTGCGCATCTAATGATTTTCTCTTGCTCTTTCTCAGCCTGTTGGAGGCCATAGATGCCATCCTTGGAGGGGCACTGAACCTTGTGATTCCACTTCGCAACCCATTCACAAGAAAGCTGGTATACAAATCCGCAGCCAACTCCACCCTCCACAACAACCGTGAGTACTGCTGGCTGGCTCAGGAAGACATAATCCGTTACCTCCTCAACTCCATTGGCCTCTTCTCTCCAACTCCAAACCACACCATCGAGTCCCTCGGCCTCATTGACTCTGAACCCTTCTTTACTGTCCATTATGATGACCCTGCCTCCTCTGCATTGCCCTTGATCTCTCAGTCCCTCATTAAACAAACATCTGTAGCCATTCTTGATACAGATGGTAAGTTGATTGGCGAAATCTCACCATTCACATTGAACTTTTGTGACGAGACAGTGGCAGCTGCAATCGCAACACTCTCTGCTGGGGAGTTGATGGCTTACATAGACTGCCGTGACCCACCAGAGGACCTGTTAAGGTTGGTGAAGGAAAGACTGGAAGAGAGGAATCTAGGACCTGCTTTGGACTTGATAGAAGAGGAATCAGGAATTTCATCATTGTCATCGTATTCATCTTCTTCAGATGAAGAGTTTGGAATGGGAAGGAGTGGGGGGGTGTCTGGGCATTCAGCAGGGGTGAGGGGTACCGCCCAGACAACCGTGTGCTATCCATGGAGCTCGTTGGTGGCAGTGATGATTCAGGCTCTTTCACATCGTGTAAGCTGCACATGGGTTATTGAAGAGGATGGCACTTTGCTTGGTGTTGTCACCTTCGCAGGAATGATTAAAGTGTTGCGGGAACGTTTGAAGTCAATGGCGTGAGCATTCAGAATCAGGCACTTAAAAAAGGAAGAgccaaaactttgattttacGCCAACATTCTGCTCaatggtttcttttctttcaatttaatattttataattttgaaaacataGCATCAATGAAAATGGACATCACAGAACTGGGATTGGTTTGACAATGAGACCTTCTTATGATGGACTGAATTAACTCAACGCTTTACAATTTAACAATTGTAAttcgaagaagaaaaaaaatacataatggctgtgaattgaattttaaaaattacttttaaaattaacatattaaaacgatctaaatataccaaaaacaaattaaggagGAGACAGTATCAGTTACTTGAGGATGATGAAGAATGactcgaaaaaaaaattagcaagacctttcctccttttattttctcatctgGGTATTGTTTTCTATACATAGAATACAACCTAGCTGGTGAACTGAAACTGGAAAGAATGAGGATGGGATACAAATGGAAAGCACTGAAACAATCAACTGTTGCTTCAAAGTGATTACAATAGCCTATGATTGAGCTCAGACGTACATGATAATAAGGCTTCTCTTACTTGAAGATTGTTAGAGTCCATATGAAGAGCATCTTCATAGAGCCTCCTTGCTTGCTGCAGCAACTTCACTTTCTCTCTACTATTAGTTGGCCGTAAACGGGATCTCTGCTGCAATACCACACCCCATCTATACAAGGCTGCAATCCACCATTGTTAAAAAGTTcagtataattttatactttctTGACAcaccactttttttcttttttgttccttCTGAATGAATTCAATTTATTGTTGCACAAATAAAAGCACTTTATGCTGGCAATTGAACATGTTTGAATGACGATGATCTTATCTTTGCAACTCCTACATTGCCGTTCTCCTAAGAACTCCAGGTAAGACATGATTCTCCCTTTGCGATTGTCTTAAATGGATATCATCTTTTGTCAAACAGATCCTTCCAGTATAAGTTTATAACTCGATCTACTtttagtaaagaaaaaaagttaccATCTGGTGCGTAGACATTGCCTTTGGACATCATGGCATCAAATTTGTCAATTGCAGCCAAGAACACCTTTTCAGCATCATAAGCAGCTTCCTGAAACCCAAAAAAGATTGAAGATTCAGCACTGGATGTTAAATTGTTAAAAGTAAGCTGCAACCTGAAAGGTTATTCCTGGAGTCCAAATCCTAACTGAGGTAATTACATGGACACTTGTACAAGAAGGGCCAAACCAAGCAGCCTTAGCAGTACATACagaatcaacaataaaattataacaatgTCAAGGTGCCAGTGAACACTTACTGGTCCAATATCTGCAATCAACTGCGCACGAAAGGAGAGGGCAAGGCCCCAATTGTACAAGGCTCTCACATCATTCCCATCAATCGATAAGGCCAGCCTATATTTTCTGCCCGCTTCAACTAGGAGTTCTTCACACTCTTCACACACATTTACAAGTACAGATgctattttatctttctttattaCCTGATCATCTAGACCTTTGAGTATTCCGCCGTGATCATTTGCATAAAACGGATCCCTTCTTGAGAGGAGAGTTCGCAGCTCGCGACTAATCTTTAATTTtagttctccatgaagaagatATGTATTGCCCAACTGGCCGACAGCCAACAGACTCATGGGCTTCATGGCTATGGCTTTGGAAAGTAACTTCGCAGACTTGTGCAAAATAATTTCTACATGCTCTTCATCACTCCTTCCCCTTAGAAACTCCTTGGCTTGTTTCAGAAGGTTGTTAGCTTCTGTAAGGTGCCTATCAAACACCATGTCATCTGAAACcactgaagaagaagaagaagacgaaacAACTTCACTCTCAGGTACTGACTGGTGATCACCTAAATGCAAATCATCATCCACCCACCCTTCTTTGAGTTGAGACCTGTAACTCTCATCTTCACTCATCTTCCAGGTGTGTGAGGATCTGTAAGCTCTGGAGGATTTCCTGTACATCTGCTTTTGTACGAAGTTAGTTTCTGTTTCCATTTGTTCTAAACTGACACCAAAATCCACTGAATCAAATAGATTATCCTGGGATTTCCATGTTTCAGTTTCATTATTTTGATCCATCTTCCAATAAACACCATGATTATCCATGAACTGCAACCTGTTATTTTGGTAACGATACTCTTCATTATTAACAAGTCTTTTTCTATCCCCACCTACATCCCCCAAATTCATCTTTCCATTTTCTGAAACAATTCTAGTCCTTTGACTATCCAAATTAAAAGCAGACTTATTCATTGAACCTTGAGAAAACAGGAAATCCCTATTCGCTTTCTCATTATCAACAGCATTAAGaacctcttcttcaacaactgGCGTCGAGTTATTTCCTTGAGCTCGATCATTTTCCACACCCTTCGCAGTCCCCTGCTTAGcaatctctttctctttctccttcacTTTATTACTCTTTGAACTAACCGCTTTCTCTCCAAACAAACCCCCAACAAATTGTAAAAACTCAAACCCAACTTCACCAATCTCCTTACCTttcatacatgaagatgatttctgattctcaACTAACACACCATTAACATTTCCTGAATTAACGATATTTGCCTGGACAATATTTCTCGCATTCAAAGCCGAAGCCTTTATCGATTGAATCACATTAACATAATTCTCCAAATCacctaatttaatttctttagaaTCAATAGCTCCCTGTATATCATTCTTCAAGTCACTAGCTTTAACATCAAAACCATCAAAAAAACCCACTAAACTCCTTAACCTCTCactataaaccctaaaaaactccTCTTTAGCTTTTCTCTTAATTGCATTCACATTAAACTCGTTAAAACTCCCCCCACGTACAAACCCAAAGGAAAACCCAACAGCAAAAACCAAAACAGAAGCTGGAAACACTATAATTGAAGAAACCCTGACCCTAGAAATTGCAAGGGCACAAAAAATACCCAATATAAACATAAAGACATGTTTTTTATCATCGATTCCTATAGAAACTAGAAAATTCCTCAACTGGGTTGACTCACCCGAGTTGACTGAGTCACCACCAATGAGTCCCATGTCGTGCCAGCCATTATAAGTGTCTGAAGCAGATGCTTTGATTGGAGAGAAATGTCGGGGGTTGTGAGTAAAGAGAGGGTTTTTTGTATGGGAAATGCGAAGgagggattttttattttctcgaaAAACTGATTGAAAATGAAAGAGGAAAATTGAAGGAGGGGATTGTGGAGCTGCGCAATTAATTGGGTTtataaaaattagggttttcatTTGGGAATTTTGTTGATTGAAGTGTTTGAAGTGGAAATTTTCTGTTTGTTGTTACACCTGCAACCCAAGAGGAATTTTCAGTTGGTTAGTTTGCTAGGCACATttaaagagaagagaagtggagGAAGGGACCTCAGAGGGAAACAAAGAAGACGACACGTCGTTGAACATCATATGTTCTACTTCTACCCTCGTAATTTACTAATTACAATCCAACTattctttaaataataataataatttaaaataaaaaaattatatgtttttatattattttgacattgttttttttaaaaaaattaatatatttttaaataaaaatactttaaaaaataatatttatcatattttttaaataatcaattgatattttttgatgttatatttatatttctcgcatgttatcttgtaattaaaaagaaaaaactaattgttTTGTCATATTTTTCCTCGCAAATCTTTGTAGTCTCTCGTAAAAACAGTAGGAGGTTGATTAGAATTAAGTACTcctctaatattttaaaattttagggtaagaaaaggaaaaaaatggattttatattcaaatgtaatatttttttaatttgtagaaCTAGAAGACTATCTTTATAAATATActaagtttgaaaaatatatttatgatgcGTTTCCGTATTCttctacaaatttattttttattttttaattataaaaaaccatttagattccttaattttaattctaattcctttttttccatttcaaatattttattttttataatcaagcGAGTCAACTTAATTCGAGTTTGATGTgccaaaacattatttatttaaatagtatttgaaaatataattgaaattatgtttttaaaagttttaatttttttatttaaaattattattttttttatatcataatattaaaaataaattttaaaaaataaaaaaaatattattttgatatagttttaaaaaatacattttaaatcagaattattattatactcctaaatattttttttattattatttaggtaTGCACTCACGAAGGGCCAGTGTTTTGAGACCCTTGCATGATCTGGCCCTCAAGCATGAGCGGGCCGCAAGAGAATGGAAGCTTACATCCTACTAGTCTCGGTTAGGCCCAGCTCTTGACTGGCTAAACCCTATGCATCGCCTGGTTTCATTCTTGACTTCTCCTCACAACCACTTCACTTGCCTATGGATCATAccacttttaaaatatgataagcCTGTGCTGACTCGGATTAatacaggattttttttaatatttaattggttgaaaatagtattatattatttatttttaaaaaatttattattattattatttattttgcttattttcttatcatctaattaaaataaaaataggttaTTTTATTAGTTGGATTCACAACCTGTGTtcgtatattttcttttttaaaaaatatatttgtaacatttaaacattaatttctatataaaaataataataaggataCGTGGCATAGCGCAGGCCGACGTCTACTATAATCCTTCACTCCATATCCCAGGACCCAGGGAATTACAAGCGATGCTGAGATGCTCATCTAAAAGAAAGCTTAAAGGGCAAACAGCGAAAGGGACAATGCATTGACATGCTTATCAATCCGACAATGATATTTATTCactaaatatgaaattaaaataaaataaaataaaaatcttgccTTCtccttaaataattttaaattttagagataaaagtatgtaaaatttaagttttgacCCTTCTAGAAAACAATTTCTTATTAATCTGCCCCTCTAACAAGATTCCATAGCTTGCCCGATATGCATCCTTTAAGAGGGTGCAAAGCAAAGCCAAATCTTGCCGCTTTGATGAATAAATATATAGAAGGCATGCATGCAGAAGATTTCCTGGCGATCTGTTCttgtttgaatctttttatcCAGGGCTCGTCAGAGTCTTGGCGGCAGGTGAGTTGCATGCTGGCTGTTGAGCCAACAATGATTGTATATCTTACTTGATTCTTCTTGAAAACagggattaaaataatttattgcttTAAAGACGAATGGGATAGATGTATAGGTATTAGATCGGACCGGCCTGGTTGGTTGAACCAGTAACTGGATTAATTCAGGTAAGGTGAAAAACAAGCAAgagcaaaaaaacaattaaactcgGTTGACTTATGATCGGGGTGACTTGACAAAACTTtgtacatgtttttattttcaaatgtgtttttctcCTAGTcagaaactgtttttttttttatatgttttagttggttattaaccaTTTTTAAAGTTcgttatataaatattagaagaatattttaattttttatgtgggatttgaagttatgttttttcaatgtgggataaaaaacttttttggtttaaatatttcaacttaaaaggataacatagtatcttttcaatgtacaattaaaaaaccttttgaaataatcttttaaattttattatttacaacaacATATATTcgcattaattgttttttaattt from the Populus nigra chromosome 9, ddPopNigr1.1, whole genome shotgun sequence genome contains:
- the LOC133703407 gene encoding uncharacterized protein LOC133703407 — encoded protein: MKTLIFINPINCAAPQSPPSIFLFHFQSVFRENKKSLLRISHTKNPLFTHNPRHFSPIKASASDTYNGWHDMGLIGGDSVNSGESTQLRNFLVSIGIDDKKHVFMFILGIFCALAISRVRVSSIIVFPASVLVFAVGFSFGFVRGGSFNEFNVNAIKRKAKEEFFRVYSERLRSLVGFFDGFDVKASDLKNDIQGAIDSKEIKLGDLENYVNVIQSIKASALNARNIVQANIVNSGNVNGVLVENQKSSSCMKGKEIGEVGFEFLQFVGGLFGEKAVSSKSNKVKEKEKEIAKQGTAKGVENDRAQGNNSTPVVEEEVLNAVDNEKANRDFLFSQGSMNKSAFNLDSQRTRIVSENGKMNLGDVGGDRKRLVNNEEYRYQNNRLQFMDNHGVYWKMDQNNETETWKSQDNLFDSVDFGVSLEQMETETNFVQKQMYRKSSRAYRSSHTWKMSEDESYRSQLKEGWVDDDLHLGDHQSVPESEVVSSSSSSSVVSDDMVFDRHLTEANNLLKQAKEFLRGRSDEEHVEIILHKSAKLLSKAIAMKPMSLLAVGQLGNTYLLHGELKLKISRELRTLLSRRDPFYANDHGGILKGLDDQVIKKDKIASVLVNVCEECEELLVEAGRKYRLALSIDGNDVRALYNWGLALSFRAQLIADIGPEAAYDAEKVFLAAIDKFDAMMSKGNVYAPDALYRWGVVLQQRSRLRPTNSREKVKLLQQARRLYEDALHMDSNNLQVREALLSCTSELNHRLL
- the LOC133703408 gene encoding CBS domain-containing protein CBSX5-like, with product MAVSILSNEVSDLCLGKPALSSLSASATVGDALSALKRSGDLFLSVWSCDHLHHCNSPISIQVDFEECKCVGKVCLVDVICFLSVEENLKNPGKALQEPVSVLLNSKVPGLVRHLEPHASLLEAIDAILGGALNLVIPLRNPFTRKLVYKSAANSTLHNNREYCWLAQEDIIRYLLNSIGLFSPTPNHTIESLGLIDSEPFFTVHYDDPASSALPLISQSLIKQTSVAILDTDGKLIGEISPFTLNFCDETVAAAIATLSAGELMAYIDCRDPPEDLLRLVKERLEERNLGPALDLIEEESGISSLSSYSSSSDEEFGMGRSGGVSGHSAGVRGTAQTTVCYPWSSLVAVMIQALSHRVSCTWVIEEDGTLLGVVTFAGMIKVLRERLKSMA